The following are from one region of the Stenotrophomonas lactitubi genome:
- a CDS encoding HNH endonuclease, whose amino-acid sequence MSTKTLKILRTRSFHAQQGRCYYCSGPMWLCSPDELGLSRRSAAPFQCTAEHLLARQDGGKDVAGNVVAACHLCNLRRHKRPTPAPSPGAYRARVQQRMAKGTWHPGLAKVAARTGIHALS is encoded by the coding sequence TTGAGCACGAAGACCCTCAAAATCCTGCGCACCCGTTCTTTCCACGCCCAGCAAGGCCGCTGCTACTACTGCAGCGGTCCGATGTGGCTGTGCTCGCCCGACGAGTTGGGCCTGAGCCGCCGTTCGGCAGCGCCCTTCCAATGCACGGCCGAACACCTGCTGGCCCGTCAGGACGGCGGGAAGGACGTGGCGGGCAATGTCGTTGCCGCGTGCCACCTGTGCAACCTGCGGCGCCACAAGCGCCCCACCCCAGCTCCCTCACCCGGTGCATATCGCGCCCGCGTCCAGCAGCGCATGGCCAAGGGGACTTGGCACCCGGGGTTAGCCAAGGTGGCCGCCCGCACAGGCATTCACGCTTTATCATGA
- a CDS encoding COG3904 family protein produces MLHKGFHLKSGEDLFPVSFPPTGEDTTMSQRIIGLALVAMLAGCNAPTPPSPPVAAPTPAPVLPEPIPEPETKPVPVEERAPAAEEPKGHADDPAVVARLRKLIKERDALGTKVFQAGVSIDGASSAGTAFNEIHIPEHTCFVLGQLLDKADLVTPLAIEYEPDYETQSTENASDLRIMGNSLGNFASVAQRMLDMPHDERVITWNLDCAGQLGLPKAYIKQEGQSSFYVVTNEGHALKVLGDIEAGFAQKIEDAIEANPTVEVVMLGSGGGYVDEAMKAGAYIRRKRLDTTLYNNCYSACPLVFMAGVERQNWSPYPKLGFHQIYTPDGHAIPFDSQPYRQIVGYLTSMGVEPRYVLQKMWSAPPSGMTNVDGQDEDLCRANITTWIQRGCSNRDYGHL; encoded by the coding sequence TTGCTGCACAAGGGTTTTCATTTGAAAAGTGGTGAAGATCTCTTTCCGGTATCCTTTCCCCCGACAGGGGAAGACACCACCATGAGCCAACGGATCATTGGCCTGGCCCTCGTGGCCATGCTCGCGGGATGCAACGCGCCCACACCACCCTCGCCGCCCGTGGCGGCACCGACTCCCGCTCCGGTCTTACCCGAGCCGATTCCCGAACCGGAAACGAAACCGGTGCCGGTGGAAGAGCGTGCTCCCGCCGCCGAGGAACCGAAGGGGCACGCCGATGATCCGGCAGTGGTGGCGCGGCTGAGAAAGCTGATCAAAGAAAGGGACGCATTGGGCACCAAGGTGTTCCAGGCTGGCGTGTCCATCGATGGGGCAAGTTCGGCCGGCACGGCGTTCAACGAAATCCACATCCCTGAGCACACGTGCTTTGTGCTCGGCCAGCTGCTGGACAAGGCGGACTTGGTAACCCCGCTGGCTATCGAATACGAGCCGGACTACGAGACTCAATCCACCGAGAATGCTTCAGACCTCCGAATCATGGGCAACTCCCTAGGCAACTTCGCCAGCGTTGCTCAGCGCATGCTGGACATGCCGCACGACGAACGTGTGATCACTTGGAACCTGGACTGTGCCGGCCAGCTTGGCCTGCCCAAGGCCTACATCAAGCAGGAGGGACAATCCTCGTTCTATGTGGTGACGAACGAGGGCCATGCCCTGAAGGTGTTGGGTGATATTGAGGCCGGTTTTGCACAGAAGATCGAAGACGCCATCGAGGCCAACCCCACGGTAGAAGTGGTGATGCTGGGAAGCGGCGGGGGCTACGTCGATGAAGCCATGAAGGCCGGTGCTTACATTCGACGCAAGCGGCTGGACACCACCCTCTACAACAACTGCTACTCCGCCTGCCCATTGGTCTTCATGGCTGGGGTTGAACGGCAGAACTGGTCGCCCTATCCCAAGCTCGGATTCCATCAGATCTACACACCCGATGGTCATGCCATCCCCTTTGACAGCCAGCCCTACCGGCAAATAGTTGGCTACCTGACCAGCATGGGCGTTGAGCCTCGTTACGTGCTGCAGAAGATGTGGTCCGCGCCGCCATCGGGCATGACCAACGTGGACGGACAGGACGAGGATCTCTGCCGGGCCAACATCACCACCTGGATTCAGCGGGGTTGTTCTAACCGAGACTACGGCCACTTGTGA
- a CDS encoding apurinic/apyrimidinic endonuclease family protein, whose product MSILNVLLSADQLVVTVDTWAEDARSGQTSAGAKLLLIPQHQLLLATRGSAQFFLRIYQLCLEASFRADFTMEQLSAELGLVMDQLWPNYVKAVAEAGLPAEHCTTELVLGGWSPKNGRMMATAYAKHDLTVPAVVQPIGGQLASPGDPLREWPPSMATQDLLVAAQLQARYLNASMGRTVAGGRLLLGFLKPGQAVVKDLGQI is encoded by the coding sequence ATGAGCATCCTCAATGTTCTGCTGAGTGCCGATCAACTGGTTGTGACCGTGGACACATGGGCCGAAGACGCGCGCAGCGGACAAACTTCAGCCGGAGCCAAACTGCTCCTCATTCCCCAACACCAGCTGTTGCTGGCGACCCGTGGGTCAGCTCAGTTCTTCCTTAGAATCTACCAACTGTGCCTGGAGGCGAGTTTTCGGGCAGACTTCACGATGGAGCAACTGAGTGCTGAGCTTGGGCTCGTGATGGATCAGTTGTGGCCCAACTACGTGAAGGCCGTGGCCGAGGCTGGGTTGCCGGCGGAACACTGCACCACGGAGTTGGTCTTGGGTGGTTGGTCGCCCAAGAACGGCCGGATGATGGCCACGGCCTATGCCAAACACGACTTGACCGTTCCAGCGGTTGTCCAGCCCATAGGAGGACAGCTGGCGTCGCCCGGCGATCCGCTCAGGGAGTGGCCGCCCAGCATGGCCACCCAGGACCTGCTGGTGGCAGCGCAGCTCCAGGCTCGATACCTCAACGCCAGCATGGGGCGGACCGTCGCCGGCGGACGGTTGCTATTGGGCTTTTTGAAGCCTGGCCAGGCGGTGGTCAAAGACTTGGGCCAGATTTAG
- a CDS encoding ribbon-helix-helix domain-containing protein — MAVRVPQELKDLLEQVADREGVHVSELVRLLLREGLDQPRATSAGSR, encoded by the coding sequence ATGGCCGTTCGCGTGCCACAGGAGCTGAAAGACCTGTTGGAGCAGGTGGCTGACCGGGAGGGGGTTCACGTCAGCGAGTTGGTGCGGCTGTTGCTGCGAGAAGGTCTGGACCAGCCACGGGCGACCTCTGCTGGCAGCCGGTAG
- a CDS encoding HNH endonuclease codes for MVRRYPYERLGDQVFSDGMIGCRFQRVDLNARFGISDELRQFFTQHGRCARCNGTLEDWSIHEACKAGARRFFQSSDLEVLLPLDTFHAHWKVRVRETRRRTSFHRALKSKAAPGSRTAEQIRTLLALQERRCYYCYRSLEGPGGAVNGPGEPTSCHEDHYVSLHHGGSHFISNIVLACVSCNSRKSDLHGDDFVREALEQATLARRRQLLRIHQNRAAHAFRLVVEVVVDAGDD; via the coding sequence ATGGTCCGACGTTATCCCTATGAACGCCTGGGAGATCAGGTCTTTTCCGACGGCATGATCGGTTGCCGGTTTCAGCGTGTGGACCTCAACGCACGTTTTGGGATCAGCGACGAGCTGAGGCAGTTTTTTACCCAGCATGGGCGATGCGCACGCTGCAACGGAACGCTGGAGGATTGGAGCATTCACGAGGCGTGCAAAGCAGGTGCTCGCCGTTTCTTCCAGTCCTCCGATCTGGAGGTGCTCTTGCCCTTGGATACCTTTCATGCACATTGGAAAGTCCGCGTCCGAGAGACACGTCGACGAACGTCGTTTCACCGGGCCCTGAAGTCGAAGGCGGCGCCGGGCTCGCGCACCGCTGAGCAGATTAGGACGCTGCTGGCACTCCAGGAGCGTCGCTGCTACTACTGCTACAGATCCCTCGAGGGACCGGGTGGCGCTGTAAACGGCCCAGGCGAGCCCACCAGTTGCCACGAGGATCACTACGTGTCTTTGCATCACGGGGGGAGCCACTTCATCTCCAACATCGTGTTGGCATGTGTGAGTTGCAACTCGCGCAAATCGGATCTGCATGGGGACGATTTCGTTCGGGAGGCGCTCGAGCAAGCAACGCTGGCGAGACGCCGTCAATTGTTGCGTATCCACCAGAACCGAGCAGCGCACGCTTTTCGCTTGGTGGTTGAGGTAGTGGTGGATGCTGGTGACGATTGA
- a CDS encoding competence protein CoiA family protein, whose protein sequence is MEKTVLYVPAAKRSHDLVWDREGGECLTLEAFMEGRDYGEVVRDGRLAAELEVLDGAPRFKCPYCKDAMGVRSKAIRARTEFRFYFDHLTARHRETCTGRKGHSPQAILARRFGLCKEGALHKAFKGWVRDSLDADPSFQETKLEERWWDIEGVKWRQPDVQTQRNGQRWAIEIQLSTTFVHVIAERMRHYRKNGGRMLWLFKELDLDQFRLSEDDLFFANNRNAFRVTPATVARSQREGRFCLEGVWLEPRREGGTIRDVEVRREVCFDDLTFDTCSRGIPRAYAFDYEGHKAQAEKDRMAWQEEQVWSHRREAFETFYVALLRGEITDYKERDRRWEDLRRLFSPVGITLPAYAKEAPDLDRLLVIGYSIKHGEGRPMGIGFETLAELGHHAHKIWPKSLWFYRCMLRAHHQLKTVVSQDRTGKLQAKMKGVLTSLARGETTFAPHRSWDPLMLRLFPEVAPLWLADPRHVATDALKPHQQAKKPQEVVA, encoded by the coding sequence ATGGAGAAAACCGTCCTTTACGTGCCAGCTGCGAAGCGATCCCACGATTTGGTCTGGGATCGGGAGGGGGGCGAGTGCTTGACGTTGGAGGCCTTCATGGAAGGCCGGGATTACGGAGAGGTCGTCCGGGATGGGCGGCTGGCGGCCGAACTGGAGGTGCTCGACGGCGCACCTCGGTTCAAGTGCCCCTATTGCAAGGACGCCATGGGCGTGAGGTCCAAAGCCATCCGCGCCCGAACCGAGTTCCGCTTCTACTTCGATCACCTCACGGCTCGCCACCGCGAAACCTGCACAGGGCGCAAGGGACATTCGCCCCAAGCCATCCTGGCGCGTCGGTTTGGGCTGTGTAAGGAGGGCGCGCTCCACAAGGCGTTCAAGGGGTGGGTGAGGGACAGCCTGGACGCTGATCCGTCTTTCCAGGAGACCAAGCTGGAAGAACGGTGGTGGGACATCGAGGGCGTGAAGTGGCGCCAGCCCGACGTGCAGACGCAGCGGAACGGCCAGCGGTGGGCCATCGAGATCCAACTCTCCACTACCTTCGTTCACGTCATCGCCGAACGGATGCGGCATTACCGAAAGAACGGGGGGCGCATGCTGTGGCTCTTCAAGGAGCTGGATCTGGATCAGTTCCGACTGTCCGAAGACGACCTGTTTTTCGCCAACAACCGCAACGCGTTTCGCGTCACCCCCGCCACCGTGGCCCGCTCCCAGCGCGAGGGCCGCTTCTGCTTGGAAGGCGTTTGGCTGGAGCCGCGCCGGGAGGGCGGCACGATCCGCGACGTAGAGGTGCGGCGGGAGGTTTGCTTCGACGATCTCACGTTCGACACGTGTAGCCGGGGCATCCCTCGGGCCTACGCCTTCGACTATGAAGGGCACAAAGCCCAAGCAGAAAAGGACCGAATGGCTTGGCAGGAGGAGCAGGTCTGGAGCCATCGGCGAGAGGCTTTCGAAACCTTCTACGTGGCCCTGCTGCGGGGAGAGATCACCGACTACAAGGAGCGCGATCGCCGTTGGGAAGACTTGCGCCGCTTGTTCTCCCCGGTGGGGATCACGCTGCCGGCCTATGCCAAGGAAGCCCCCGATTTGGACCGACTGCTGGTGATTGGCTATTCGATCAAGCACGGCGAAGGGCGCCCGATGGGCATCGGCTTTGAAACGCTGGCCGAGCTGGGCCACCACGCCCACAAAATCTGGCCCAAGAGCTTGTGGTTCTACCGTTGCATGCTCCGTGCACACCACCAATTGAAGACGGTCGTGTCCCAAGATCGCACCGGAAAGCTCCAGGCAAAGATGAAAGGGGTGCTCACCAGTTTGGCCCGGGGGGAGACCACCTTTGCGCCGCACCGGTCCTGGGATCCCCTCATGCTCCGACTGTTCCCCGAGGTGGCGCCTTTGTGGTTGGCGGATCCCAGGCACGTGGCGACAGATGCCTTGAAGCCGCATCAGCAGGCAAAGAAACCCCAAGAGGTGGTGGCATGA
- a CDS encoding DUF6988 family protein → MKEDRLSHGIQSALDARAAKRQPTALDIAQEAREAKASLESNMSCMARITVPASSERHRVTFQLLRASMDYGRALLFLLETHPIDLPAVALAMHRSQIEQFLRAVFVQFLADDEQLEDFLQEDRGPRKKNEKGKWVTIALKDLAADVEQAIARIGQDDEPQKLARTVTNSWDPLCGLVHGGKAIRVMYQDPNGQIGAHVPAAILFQTTVNAVATTNLCVIAALTAVGVGAFEENPVVEQCASGMLHYMQRRRARMEELAWPP, encoded by the coding sequence ATGAAGGAAGACCGGTTGAGCCACGGGATCCAATCGGCGCTGGACGCTCGTGCTGCAAAGCGCCAGCCCACGGCGTTGGACATCGCACAGGAGGCCAGAGAGGCCAAGGCCAGCCTGGAATCGAACATGTCCTGCATGGCCCGCATCACTGTTCCCGCCAGCAGTGAGCGCCACCGGGTGACCTTCCAGCTGTTGAGGGCATCGATGGACTACGGCCGTGCGTTGCTGTTCCTCCTGGAGACCCATCCCATCGATCTTCCAGCGGTGGCCTTGGCGATGCATCGCTCCCAGATTGAGCAATTCCTGCGGGCGGTGTTTGTCCAGTTCCTTGCCGACGACGAACAGCTGGAGGACTTTCTCCAGGAAGATCGCGGCCCCCGAAAGAAGAACGAGAAAGGAAAGTGGGTGACTATTGCCCTCAAAGACCTGGCCGCGGACGTGGAGCAGGCCATTGCACGCATCGGGCAGGACGATGAGCCTCAGAAGCTGGCTCGGACGGTGACCAATTCGTGGGACCCTCTGTGCGGACTGGTCCATGGCGGGAAGGCCATTCGGGTGATGTATCAAGATCCCAATGGGCAGATCGGGGCGCACGTGCCGGCAGCCATTCTTTTTCAGACCACCGTCAACGCGGTGGCCACCACCAACTTGTGCGTCATTGCAGCACTGACAGCGGTTGGGGTTGGGGCCTTTGAGGAAAACCCCGTTGTTGAGCAGTGCGCCAGCGGGATGCTGCATTACATGCAACGGAGGAGAGCTCGCATGGAAGAGCTGGCCTGGCCGCCTTAA
- a CDS encoding helix-turn-helix domain-containing protein → MVAARLRQARVLRGLSQREVGVRMGMDKDTASARISRYESEGMSISLEALFELAQALEVPPAYLLATSPAMADAILALGEQSAAQQERFAELLGALGELSAKKRNALIEKVLSPTKD, encoded by the coding sequence GTGGTGGCCGCGCGTCTGCGCCAAGCCCGCGTCCTGCGGGGCTTGAGCCAGCGCGAAGTCGGAGTGCGGATGGGGATGGACAAGGACACGGCGTCGGCCCGAATCTCTCGGTATGAATCCGAGGGCATGTCGATCAGCTTGGAAGCCCTCTTCGAGCTGGCCCAAGCCTTGGAGGTGCCCCCAGCCTATCTTTTGGCGACCAGCCCAGCGATGGCCGATGCGATCTTGGCTTTGGGCGAGCAGAGCGCGGCTCAGCAGGAACGTTTTGCCGAACTGCTAGGCGCTTTGGGTGAGCTGTCGGCGAAGAAGCGCAACGCACTCATCGAAAAAGTGTTGTCGCCCACCAAGGACTAG